From Longimicrobiaceae bacterium, the proteins below share one genomic window:
- a CDS encoding GGDEF domain-containing protein, with protein ALAEALRRDRERAIRLALTDDLTGLPNRRGGRWFLDKEFAAAERGRPVAVVLFDLDQFKRYNDRHGHPAGDAALRAVARVLERSTRRMDLAARHGGEEFLCVLSSASVEDALMLVGRVREALRRADVPCEPVTVSAGVAACAPGMASPDDLLAAADRALYQAKRSGGDCVRVATADSVAEPAAAPLRHL; from the coding sequence GCGCGCTGGCGGAGGCGCTCCGGCGCGACCGCGAGCGCGCCATCCGCCTGGCCCTCACCGACGACCTCACGGGGCTCCCCAACCGGCGGGGCGGCCGGTGGTTCCTGGACAAGGAGTTCGCCGCCGCGGAGCGCGGCCGCCCGGTGGCCGTGGTCCTCTTCGACCTCGACCAGTTCAAGCGCTACAACGACCGCCACGGCCACCCCGCAGGCGACGCCGCGCTCCGGGCCGTCGCCCGGGTGCTGGAGCGCTCCACCCGCCGGATGGACCTGGCCGCGCGGCACGGCGGCGAGGAGTTCCTCTGCGTCCTGTCGTCCGCCTCCGTGGAGGACGCGCTGATGCTCGTGGGGAGGGTGCGCGAGGCGCTGCGTCGCGCCGACGTTCCGTGCGAGCCGGTGACCGTCAGCGCGGGCGTCGCCGCCTGCGCCCCCGGCATGGCGTCCCCGGACGACCTGCTCGCCGCCGCCGACAGGGCGCTGTACCAGGCCAAGCGCTCCGGCGGCGACTGCGTGCGCGTGGCCACGGCGGACTCGGTGGCCGAGCCCGCGGCGGCGCCCCTGCGCCACCTCTGA